A single region of the Austwickia chelonae genome encodes:
- a CDS encoding flagellar hook-basal body complex protein FliE: protein MTFSIPGISTIPSFGIGGVRDLTGVDKLTTPSAVGSPSQGEFGAVLARKIGELDALHRTSDTLAVKAVTGDLSDIHDYTIAANEATVATQLVVNVRNKAVEAFNEIMRMPL from the coding sequence GTGACTTTCTCCATTCCTGGCATCTCCACGATCCCCTCCTTCGGGATCGGCGGCGTCCGCGACCTGACCGGCGTGGACAAGCTCACCACCCCGTCCGCGGTCGGTTCGCCCTCGCAGGGCGAGTTCGGCGCTGTCCTGGCCCGCAAGATCGGTGAGCTGGACGCGCTGCACCGGACCAGCGACACCCTGGCGGTCAAGGCCGTCACCGGTGATCTGAGCGACATCCACGACTACACGATCGCGGCGAACGAAGCCACGGTCGCCACCCAGCTCGTCGTCAACGTCCGTAACAAGGCCGTCGAAGCCTTCAACGAGATCATGCGGATGCCCCTGTGA
- a CDS encoding flagellar basal body rod protein FlgC, producing the protein MSIFGAMNIAYTGLVVDRKWLDAVSDNISNMNNVSRTDERAFQARYIVARANQYGNNGGAYVAGTLFGDPNGRVVSDPTHPLADAQGNVRIPDINLSDQMAHLILAQRSYQANLAVVERSRTMYEAAIGIGK; encoded by the coding sequence ATGAGCATCTTCGGCGCGATGAATATCGCCTACACCGGGCTCGTCGTGGACCGCAAATGGTTGGACGCGGTCTCGGACAACATCTCGAACATGAACAATGTCAGCCGGACCGATGAGCGAGCCTTCCAAGCACGGTACATCGTCGCCCGGGCCAACCAGTACGGCAACAACGGCGGGGCCTATGTGGCCGGGACGCTCTTCGGCGACCCCAACGGTCGGGTCGTCTCCGACCCGACCCACCCGTTGGCCGATGCCCAGGGCAATGTCCGCATCCCCGACATCAACCTTTCGGACCAGATGGCACATCTGATCCTTGCGCAGCGCTCCTACCAGGCGAACCTCGCCGTCGTGGAACGCAGCCGGACCATGTACGAAGCGGCGATCGGAATCGGCAAGTGA
- a CDS encoding flagellar basal body rod protein FlgB, which translates to MISLTGDNTLSALHQSLTGLSLRQRTIANNIANIETPGYLAGKIDFETSLKRAYANGRPGAAGIDRARSLEPTRTNGSNVNLDEETLASQQTLLTTQLASAAVSTKFQRLRIAITGQG; encoded by the coding sequence ATGATCAGTCTCACCGGCGACAACACCCTCAGCGCACTGCACCAGTCCCTGACCGGGCTGTCACTGCGCCAGCGCACCATTGCGAACAACATCGCCAATATCGAGACCCCTGGTTACCTCGCCGGGAAGATCGACTTCGAGACCAGCCTCAAACGGGCCTACGCCAACGGGCGACCCGGCGCTGCCGGCATCGACCGGGCCCGCTCCCTGGAACCCACCCGCACCAACGGGTCGAACGTGAACCTGGACGAGGAAACCCTCGCCAGCCAACAGACCCTGCTCACCACGCAACTCGCCAGCGCCGCAGTGAGCACCAAGTTCCAGCGTCTCCGGATCGCCATCACCGGCCAGGGCTGA
- a CDS encoding YdcF family protein — translation MNELAAPANIMGYIAVASSVAALVGGVLFVRRLHRDTGRIGDGFLALFTVGAAVYAAICWALAFGAGRIVLVLLILADFLVPWGILAGVVLLFVNGARVIRREGIGSTTVLPVAVATAVIVLPVALLWSVSSDESMPEVSLVVSFLAFTGLFFGAYLAAHLVSYLVYAMAHAQLDAPKDAQVVVTLGAGLAGDRVTPLLAARLDRALQVRSRADDPANVVMVVSGGQGRNELVSEAAAMAAYLQDKGVPAEKVLLEDRSTTTEENLTFTDQLLALNRLQGSRVVVCTNDFHAIRVAVVSRRLRLGMQVVGAPTAGYYRPAAFLREFVALLKEHWLRHLTVAGLIITGLAFLAFLTRP, via the coding sequence GTGAACGAGCTGGCCGCGCCCGCCAACATCATGGGCTACATCGCGGTGGCGAGTTCGGTGGCCGCGCTCGTCGGCGGGGTGCTCTTCGTGCGACGGCTCCACCGGGACACCGGCCGGATCGGGGACGGTTTTCTCGCCCTGTTCACCGTCGGCGCCGCGGTCTACGCCGCGATCTGCTGGGCGTTGGCGTTCGGGGCAGGACGCATCGTGCTGGTACTGCTGATCCTGGCGGACTTCCTGGTGCCCTGGGGAATACTGGCCGGGGTGGTCCTACTGTTCGTCAACGGGGCCCGCGTGATCCGTCGGGAAGGTATCGGCAGTACCACCGTGCTCCCGGTCGCCGTGGCGACAGCGGTGATCGTGCTCCCGGTGGCGCTGCTGTGGTCGGTGTCGTCGGACGAATCGATGCCCGAGGTGTCCCTCGTGGTTTCCTTCCTGGCGTTCACGGGGCTGTTCTTCGGCGCGTATCTGGCGGCACACCTGGTGTCCTACCTGGTGTACGCGATGGCGCACGCGCAGCTGGACGCACCGAAAGACGCCCAGGTGGTGGTCACGCTGGGTGCTGGTCTCGCGGGGGACCGGGTGACCCCACTGCTGGCGGCCCGCCTGGACCGTGCCTTGCAGGTGCGGTCACGGGCGGACGACCCGGCGAACGTCGTGATGGTGGTTTCCGGCGGCCAGGGGCGGAACGAACTGGTCAGCGAGGCCGCAGCGATGGCGGCCTACCTGCAGGACAAAGGCGTGCCTGCGGAGAAGGTGCTCCTGGAGGACCGGTCGACCACCACTGAGGAGAACTTGACCTTCACCGACCAGCTGCTCGCGCTCAACAGACTGCAAGGTTCTCGGGTTGTGGTCTGTACCAACGATTTCCATGCAATAAGGGTGGCGGTCGTCTCCCGGCGACTACGTCTGGGGATGCAGGTCGTCGGCGCGCCGACCGCCGGTTACTACCGCCCTGCGGCCTTCCTGCGGGAGTTCGTCGCCCTGCTGAAGGAACACTGGCTGCGCCACCTGACCGTCGCCGGACTGATCATCACCGGACTGGCCTTCCTCGCCTTCCTCACCCGCCCCTGA
- a CDS encoding ABC transporter ATP-binding protein: protein MTENLLLTARGLHHAYGPATVLDHVDLDIHVGTSTALVGPSGSGKTTLLHALAGILVPTRGRVEYRGLPGTCLSSLDDDRRTRLRRTDFGLVFQDGQLLDELTVLENVALPLRVEGLRPATARHEAEQTIARLGLDGLGKRHPGQLSGGQRQRVAIARALITEPKVYFADEPTGALDATTANEVMEALQHLQRESGAALVLVTHDPAMADRCDRILHVRDGNVAPVQERAGTR, encoded by the coding sequence GTGACAGAGAACCTTCTCCTGACCGCTCGGGGCCTCCACCACGCCTACGGCCCGGCCACCGTCCTTGACCACGTCGACCTCGACATCCACGTCGGGACCTCCACCGCGCTCGTCGGCCCCTCGGGGTCGGGGAAGACCACCCTTCTGCACGCCCTCGCCGGCATCCTCGTCCCCACCCGCGGACGGGTCGAATACCGAGGGCTCCCCGGCACCTGCCTGTCCTCCCTCGACGACGATCGACGTACCCGCTTGCGCCGCACCGACTTCGGTCTCGTCTTCCAAGACGGCCAACTGCTCGACGAACTCACCGTCCTGGAAAATGTCGCCCTTCCCTTGCGGGTCGAAGGGCTCCGCCCCGCCACCGCCCGACATGAAGCCGAACAGACCATCGCCCGTCTCGGCCTGGACGGCCTCGGAAAAAGACACCCCGGGCAGCTCTCCGGCGGGCAACGCCAACGCGTCGCCATCGCCCGAGCCCTGATCACCGAACCGAAGGTGTACTTCGCCGACGAACCCACCGGAGCCCTCGACGCGACCACCGCCAACGAAGTCATGGAAGCGCTGCAACACCTACAACGCGAAAGCGGGGCAGCGCTGGTCCTCGTCACCCACGACCCGGCGATGGCCGACCGCTGCGATCGGATCCTCCACGTCCGCGACGGCAACGTGGCACCGGTCCAGGAAAGAGCAGGCACACGATGA
- a CDS encoding lactococcin 972 family bacteriocin, with amino-acid sequence MRKLSRHLARIPVAGLIALGGGTAFADVVTPPEGGVWKHGRDYSNYLHESKSHGSSVQGKKLCSLTLRRLGPMVICTYSTLLHRQPSLVQDLLINRSWSQCDQHAP; translated from the coding sequence ATGCGTAAGCTCAGCCGACACCTGGCCCGCATCCCCGTCGCAGGTCTAATCGCACTTGGAGGAGGAACCGCTTTTGCTGACGTAGTTACCCCCCCCGAGGGCGGAGTATGGAAGCACGGACGCGACTATTCCAACTACCTCCATGAGTCGAAGTCACATGGATCTTCAGTACAGGGCAAAAAACTTTGTTCGCTCACCCTGCGTCGGCTCGGGCCAATGGTCATATGCACGTACTCAACTCTCCTTCACCGGCAACCAAGCCTGGTACAGGATCTGCTGATAAATAGATCGTGGTCGCAGTGCGATCAGCACGCGCCGTGA